CGGTGAAACGGTGGCATTGGTTGATGTGCAGGCCCGTATGCCTGGCAGGGGAGCATGGCTGCACCCCGGTCTGGAATGTTGGCGGCTGGCCATCAAACGCCGAGCCATTGGCCGGGCCCTTCCGGGGGTCACCAATGTGCACGCAGTTGAATTGTTCGCCGAAGAGGGCCTG
This genomic interval from Arthrobacter sp. PAMC 25486 contains the following:
- a CDS encoding YlxR family protein; translated protein: MAAQDSSAHAELTLPNPAVRTCIGCRKATARDQLIRLVRSTNGTGETVALVDVQARMPGRGAWLHPGLECWRLAIKRRAIGRALPGVTNVHAVELFAEEGLPTQA